The Oreochromis aureus strain Israel breed Guangdong linkage group 7, ZZ_aureus, whole genome shotgun sequence region AATCAATGTTTTCTGTCAATGAACACCGTTTCAAAAATAAACGCACACAGGAAATGCTCGGTGATCccatcaaaacaaaacatgaaaaatttaCAGAATCTTTTTACAGTGTAACACCACccagcagccaatcaggagagagaaagtgtgacatcagccgtttgggacaaattaaaataattcagGATTATTGATCTGAAGCTCCTCTTCATCACTTCTCCTCAGACAATCCTCTGTGCTCGTCTTTTTCTCGCCTCTTCTTCGCCTCCTCTGCCTTTCTCCTGCAGACCTCATAGAGGCGAAAGGCAGCAAAGGCGGTGGCGAGCAGACAGGCAGCTCCCAGGATTGACCACCagctgaaggaggaggaggaggctccCTGCAGAGAAGAAGGGGAGAAGAGTATGAAGAGGAGGTCATGTTGGACCCAAAATCAAGAGTCTGATGGTTACCTTGATTAAGCTATAGACTCCAAAACAGAGGAGGATGATCACAGCGAGGATCTGAACGCAGACAGGAGGACTGGAGTCAGCTGCCATGATTGGTCCTTTTGTTAAATATCACAAGCCAATCAGAACACTCGATTTCagatttaaaatcaatttttaaCTTTACctctgttttttaataaagtctttTATTGTAAAAAATCCTGAAGCATGCTTTTATCCTGTGAAGtcacaggataaaaaaaaaattaaaggtaaaaatatgaaaaatgtaacATCAATAGAAATAATAGAAttaaaaatcaaagtgaagAGAAAAGTCACGTAAATAAATACGCAGATTTAAAAAATCTCATTAAAAATAAGAGTGGGGTGATCTCAGTGTGAACGCTGGTCTGAGCAACACGACGCAACCAAGACGTTTTTAACAGCCACTTTAatcccacactgtaaaaaatttCACTATCAGCTgattacactgtaaaaaacaaaaaactggttaaaactgtaaaataaatctCAGATTcaacagaaacaaataaaacatacatGTTTCTATGAATATATatctttttgtatttaaattaacttttatttactttcGTACATAATGAGACAGAACACTAAGTAttagttttaaatataaaaaagtaaaatatggtggttagcactggtgcctcacagcaagaaggtcctgagttcaattctaCCATCatgctggggtctttctgtgtggacacagtccaaagacatgcagttagtggaaAAAGTTAATTGGAAACCATaggtgcaaatggttgtctgtgttagcctgtgttagccctgtccagggtgtaacctgactctcaccctaagacagctgAGATAGGCTCCGGCACCCTGCGACGCTGAAAAGGGTAAGCggtgaaaataagtaaagatgTTTAAAATGATCTTTCCTTAGTAATATTGAACTAAAACTGATTTAATAAAACATCACAATGCAGAAGATCTTTAAATTAATCTTATTGATTATCAATCGACTTTAAACACTGAAAGTCGTTTTTGTGTTGACGCGGCGTTCACGGGATCCACCTCAGCCTCTGCTAATCCTGCACTCAGGTTAATGAGGCAGTGAacgcagcacacacacacacacacacacacacacacacacacacacacacacacacacacacacacacacacacacacacacacacacacagagaggaaaTGAGCTGACTGAGCCTCAGTAAGAAGCCTCAGGCTGGagtgatttttaaaatttgtaataAATTGAGCATAAAAACTGATCATCAGTGAAACTTAAAATTTGTGTTGATTGTAAATAAAGCTTTATTTCAAATTAttctgtacacacacatgctTTTTGGAATTATTTGTTGAAGTTTTTTTAAAGggaaacacaaagcaaaatgaAAATCAGAGAAGAGGGGGAGGAGTTATCTCTATGGTAACACAGCAACAAACCCAGagaaaccagagaagaagaagagcagacATAGAGAAAAGACAAAGGACCAGAGGAGGACAGGAAGACgaagatcagcagcaggtgagcAGAGGGGCTGGTGACTCTATTTCCCATCATGCAGGGATCAGTTTGATTCTGTGGTTTTTATCTGAGGTGCTTCAGATGTCATgctcatcatcaccatcactcTGTTGCTGCCACCTTTTTCTTCATCAGGCTGTAACTCTGCTCATGACAGGACAATGGCCTGTTTTCGGGGCAACCGGGAGGAGTTTTACGGAGAAGTGCTTCTACTGGACAACAGGAAGCTGACACTGACGGTCGAACAGGGCATCAAGGTGAGTCCGACTTCCTGTTGGCCGTTTCCTCTCTCCTCTGAGTAAGACTGTCACCACTCTGTGGCCACCATCAAACCTCTGTGCACTTAGAGGGGATTTACTTTGAAAGATCATTAATAAGAATTTTCTGTTATGAACTTTGATTTTAGTGGCAGTAAAAAATAGAAAACCTGAGTCTGGAGTCTGCATTTTCTCTCCAGGTTCtacagcttcctcccacagtgcaAAGAAATGCATTTAGTGGGGTAAGGTTACCTGgtgaatctaaattgcccataggtgtgaatggttgtctgtttctctgtgttagccctacATCAGGCTGGCAATACAGGGTCTACCCTGTCTCTTGCTTATAGTGGCTTGCATAGGCTCCATCCCCCCACGACCCGATAAGgctaagtggaagagaatgaatggatgaattgaaatgaaaagaTAGGTTTAATAGATCTGATAAGTTCTTCAGCATCCTGTCTCTGTGAGTGATGAAGGCTCTGAAGGTGACGCAGTGTGTTGTCCTCAGAGATCATCGAAGGCGGCCTCCGTCTTGCAGCTGGTGTTTGTTGAGCTAGGCGTGGTCGAGGTTGAGTTCTTCGGTTTAAAGTTCTGTGACAACCAGCAGCAGACGGTGAGAACACAAACAAGAAGTCCAAACTGAGCACActcaggagcagcagcagttactgtttgtgtttctttcagCTCTGGTTGGATCCTTCAAAGACTCTATCGCAGCACAAAGAGCTCGGTGAGCTGGGACATGAAGTTCATCAGTAACATAGCTGATCTGTCTTATTGATTTATCCTCAGTTTCTCAAACAGCACATTTCTCCATTTTTGTCCCAGCCGGGCCGCCGTACATTTTCTACTTTGGAGTCAAATTTTACATCGAAGATCCATCGAAGCTGAACGAGGAAACAACCCGGTATGTTTCCGTGCATCCTAGCAAATCCATGAAACACTAAACGCATCATATCTGTCACAACAAGCCTGCCACCTCATCACAGGTGGCCTGATATGGCCCTCTGCCACAGGTGCCCTTGAAGGTCCCCTCCTCCCCAACATGCTCCCCAACATGGTTGGCCCTCTGGCGTGACTAAGCCACCATAATTTCACCTGTTTTTTAAATACCCTTGGTGTAACTCATGTGTTTCCTGTGTCAGGCGTCAATTTTACCTCCAACTTTGTCAGGACGTACGTCGAGGTCGCCTGCCGTGTTCCGGCCACCTCAAAGCTCAGCTGTGCGCTCTGATGCTGCAgggtgagaaaaaaatgtatgGAATTATTTTTCTATCATAAGTCATACAAGAAAAAAGATAATACAGGCATTACATTACATTCTTTGTGCATAAGTTCAAAAACCTGTGTACCTCAGAAGCCACGCACACAAAGAAGCCATCGCACATGCAAGAGTGTCTGCTTTGAGCGTGCTGCTGCAGTTTTGCGCTCCGGTGGGTAGTTCTCCGTGCTCACGCAAATAAACTGCGGATCTACTGTGGTGACAGTGCCACCCTAGTTTTGCATATAAtaatgttgtttattaaaataagctaGCATTAATACTTTGAGCGTAGCTAGAATTAAATTTGAACATAaattctaaaactgaatatattgcatatgCATATAGAAAAATGTGTTCATGACAGAgaagatttctgacattttgtgtaaatttaagCATGTAACAATTTGATTATTTCTAATAAAAAGAGTGTGAAACTTAAAATAGACTTGtatgtttaattatgtgggctaaaGCCAATAAGAAAGTTACAGACTGTGTAACTATACGTGTAACTTACTgcgtatacttactgcatttgatgTATTTTAACCATATATAATACATATTAGAGAATGtaacacctgcatatgtgtaaagaaaaggctttgattttgccaccccatttgatttttTAATGCCACCCCAAGAAATTATCCTCTGGATCCGCTCCAAAAGGAAGCAGGTATCGTACTGTAACTTTTTCCTATTTGTAACTTTGTTGGAAAGCTCAGATTACTGTATTAAACTGAGTTACACCATGGCAGCAACATAAGCAAATAATTATCAACAGTTATTGTTTGCTGTGCATCAGTGGAAATACTGACTACTGTCACTGGATGACTTTACTGCTAATTCCTTCAAACCAGATGGTTCAAAGGCAAGCAAGCCTCTGCACTGCTGTCCCATTAAACTGTTGTACATTATTAGAACTTTTATGatactagggctgccacaatcGATTATTTTAATAGTcaactagtcaccgattatttttgcgattagtcaactaatcagatcatgcatccattgaacGTAAAACGTACTGCTTATGCActagcatgcatctgctcttatataactatcattagcttacagcttgaagtgtttaaggtatgtgctaactaaaaataaggacatgatgatagtttattaaatgtttaattaaaTTTGCAGATCGTCTCGGTGGAGTTTGAAATAAACTCAGCCACCTGCTCCTTGCTCCCtcaaatataacaggacattaGAGTATCAAGCTAGTAGGTAACAGATGTCTCCAAAAACgtcagagcacttttgcaaatgaaatgaatgaaatgaaatgtttgctCAGATTATGTTTTTTCTCATGTGTGACTTATAACATCAAAATAATTCTGTACACCCGTTCATCTGTGTGACTTCTTCATCAGTCAGTAAGTTCATTATTGATCTCCCATGTTTGTTTCAGTGGATCGAGGCAACCACAGCGAGGACAACACGTCAGACGCTGAGGAGATGCAGGAAGTTCAACTCATCCGCAAAACGCTCAGGTACACAGGAAGTGATG contains the following coding sequences:
- the LOC116321425 gene encoding band 4.1-like protein 4A, whose translation is MACFRGNREEFYGEVLLLDNRKLTLTVEQGIKRSSKAASVLQLVFVELGVVEVEFFGLKFCDNQQQTLWLDPSKTLSQHKELAGPPYIFYFGVKFYIEDPSKLNEETTRRQFYLQLCQDVRRGRLPCSGHLKAQLCALMLQVDRGNHSEDNTSDAEEMQEVQLIRKTLSGVPRSEAQRHFLSVCGSLQMYGVSLFAAYGENHTEYFLGPTPVGVVIFKNKELVGKYLWQRIIKLHFKAEKFELSVRQKGFRDFVLLPNIRSPQLQTFVEVLR